AAGTTATCATTCAGGGCCACCGGACAGTAGAAGATGGGCAGAAAGTCCGAGTTGTCAAAGAACTCACTGATCTCAGCGGGTTCATGCCCTAATAGTGATAGTTTCGTAAAAAGTCCGATTTTGCAAAATTTCGCATCATAACTCGTTGAGTTGTCCTTAGCGATTTGCTATTTCCTGACTTTTTACCAGACCATCACTCTTATGATGAGTTACCACAATCATATCTGCCACTTTTATAGCTGCCTTCTCTTCTGCTACTCTCTTAAATGATGCATTCAAAAGGAACATAGCCACAGTTAACAAAAGCAACATCAAGAGACGTTCTCTTCGTTCACGATTAATTACCTTCAATCTCCAGCCCCCTTTCTTTCGATCTGTTCATATTGAAGTATCAATGCGCCAATACCTATTTTCACAGTCAAATCAAAGATAAATATAAACATACTTAGATAACAAAAAAAATCAATAAAAAAACACTCGGAATCATTAGAGCGCAACAAGGCAGCATCAGATCGTACACAGCGATGGGGGTTACAGGGCGAGGTTGAGGATTTGAAGACTGCTATCTTAAAGCATTCGCGGAGAAAGGCAAAGGAAGGATGCAGAGATAGTGCCTCATGCGATCTTTAGGCCCTTTTTTAGCAAGAGTCAGAAGATTTTATTGTAACCCACTCTTCATTGAAACCAATTTGTTGCATAGTCTGTTCAAAGTCTAAGACACTCGGACGTTTAATCCGGAATTTTACCGCAGAAGCAGGAATGAGATATTTAATGGTGAATTGGCAAAAATATTTCCCCAGTCTTCACCGCTTATGTCGGATTTGCCTAAAGCAAAATTATAAACAAGCCATTTGCTTATCGTGTAAATTACCTTCTCCGGGAGTTCTCCGAGAGGATAAAGTTCTGTTCCGGTCCTGTGTTTTCCGTCTCTCAGCCTCGGTCTCCGCACGTAAAGCCTCTTTCATTACATTTTCAATCATGGGAACAGGAACAGCATTCCCGGCCTGCTTTCTGGTTTGTGAATCAGAACAGACGATTCGGAAAGAATCAGGAAACCCCTGAAGCCTCAACATTTCACGAGGTGTTAATCTTCTCTCTCCATTGACGAGCAGATAATTGTATGAAGCACCTGCACGCAAGGCACATGAAAAGGGGTAGCTCGAAACATTCCCGCTTTTATTTTCATGCCATATTGCGGGATAATGCCTGCTTGTGTGTGATTCTTTTCTCTTTTGCCTTATCCTGTCACTTGCAAAATATTTACTGTCAACGTTTGATTCCAGCAGATCGGAAATTGGTTGAAACTCTTTGATCTTCTCCGGCCAGGAGAATTGAACGGCATGATTGGTAAAGCCGACAATAATAACACGTTCTCTCTTTTGAGGAAGGCCGCAATCCAGGGCATTTAAAACTTTCCAGTATGTCTTGTAGCCAAGCTGATTGAGAGATTCAATTATCCTTGCAAGAGTCTTCTTCTTATTATGGGTGGAAAGCTGTTTAACATTTTCGAGAACGATCATAGGGGGCATCTTTTCTTTCAAAATTCTTATAATTTCAAAAAAAAGAGTGCCGCGCATATCGTCGAAACCAAGTCGATTGCCAATAATACTGAAAGGCTGACAAGGAAATCCTGCACAGAGCATATCATGAAACGGAATATCGGCTGCTTCAATCTTAGAGACATCTCCCCTCGGCTCAAGCCCAAAATTTGCGGTATAAGCTTCTCTTGCAGCCTGATCAATTTCAGAGGCCATTACGCAGTGACCGCCACAATGAGATGCGGCAATATGAAAACCGCCGATCCCCGAAAAAAGATCTATGAAAGTAAATTCAGGCATAATAGCAGCTAGATAAGATTATTATTGATATATCCATCATCGTACCCACTGCATATTCATCTGTCAATCAGAAGGCTATTAGGGAATCAACAATACATTGTCAATGCAAACGAAATGTACTCACATCGGTATCACTTGGCAAAATCAAACCGCGCAGCGATGCGGGTTACAAGGCGGGACCACAGATTCAAATCTTAAAATCAAGACCGAATGATACCGGGTACTCACTTTTCACATACCCGGCCAAAGAATAACTCGTCAATAATCAGATTATTTCTTGGCGCATATTGCATACGCTGTCGATGGAGGGTTCCAGCTTGAAAAAGGTTTACAGGAAGGATGCAGATATAGTGCGTCAGGCGACCTTTACACCCGTTTCCATTTAATTTGTTCCCTTTTTACTATCAGTAATTCTTTTAACTTCCCTCAAGGCGCGAACTGTACCAATATCTTTTAACATAAGAAGGTACCCTTCTTTGTCTTTAATTTCAGGGTTGTCCAAATTATCTATTAAAACATCAAGCCCACTTTCACCTAATGTTCCAAACTCAATTCTAATCCATGTTTTTATAAATTTATAGATAACCTTTTCAGCTGCTAATTCATTTACTTTTATCCAAGCACGCTGCTGATCAAGCATAGTGTATCCAGGGAGACGACCACTTTTTATACAAGTGTAGAACATAATTCTACAGCCGGCACCTAATGAAGTGTTACTGTTAAGAATATCATGAAAATGCTGCTCATCTGAGCGAAGGTTATTCATTTTATAGTCAAGCTCATTATAAATTTCAGCAATCCTATCAGCACCTTTCTTGCTATAGCTACGTGCTAAGGCCATAACTGAAATTATGAAACGTGTTGATAAAAAATCTGAGTGTGTCATGTCAAGTAAGAATTTGAGTATTTTTCCTCCCGAATCACTTCCTCTAGTAGAGTCGGCAACCCATTCACATAGTTGATGAATTTTGTCAAAATATTCATCTATCTGTTTGCGATCTGCTTTAGCATCAGGAAATTTGATGATACCATCAATTTCATTTCTCACTGCTTCTAAAGTAGAGTCCAGCAAATCCTTTGGCGGAGACTGAACATCAGCAAGAAGAGTCAAACATAATAACGGATCTTTTCTCGATACCGCAGTAATCAGGTTAATAGGTGAATCTGAAAGGCCAACCCACAATCGCAATACCCCGGAGTAAACATCTGGCTGCTTTCGATAGTTAATTAACAATTCATCCTCATGGTCACGAAAATATTTAGCTGCAAAATATTTTTGAAAATACTTATTTACAAAAGCGTAGTGTTCGCCATCATCAAACGCAACAAGAAAATTACTATTCATGGTCAGCTCTTCAAGTAACGTATTTTGATAAGCTTTATTTTCATGGAATTCTTTAAATGTATCCTGAATCGCGGCATTAACTGCACTTACTTCAATTGTAGCTGGAGGTACTTTGTCATGCTGATAAAACGCTGCAGCAATTTTTTGTAAAGCCATCATTTTATGTCGAGGTGTAATCTTGATTTCCTTCTTTCGGTAACGCTTACAAAGTTTTGCACTTATTACAGTTTCAATAAAATTCGCCCAAGAATTATAACATGCTGACCAACTCCCATCAGGTAATTTGAGTAGCATCTTTAAAAGAATTGGGGTACGGGTCAGTTTAGCAACTTTGCCGCAACTGCGGATTACTGTAATTAATTTCTCTGTCTCAGATTTAGTAACCGCCTGATTGCGAACATATTCATCAATATGTCTATCTTCAAACTCATGAAGTTCAACGATATTCATATGCTTTATTATTTCCATATCTTTTTGAATATCATCAGATCTCTCGCTGGCAACAGTCAGCACAATTCTGGGTGGGCACTTAGTTTTATCGACATACTCTTTCAAATTCTGAGAAAGAATTTTTCGTTCCTCTGTAGAGAGAATCTCCACCCCATCAATAAGCAACATGAGTGGTTGCTGGGTTGAATATTTTTCAATAGTATTTGACGGGATATGTACACCATTTTCCTTGCAGCGTAGTTCGATGGCCTCAATTAGCCCTTTGCGGCAAATATTTTTAGGTGATAGAGAAAAAGGTAGATATTTTTTTTCCTTAGAAGCAAGATATTTATCAGCATACCTCCGTTCTAACTCTTTAATGAGAACACTTTTTCCAAGACCGCCAAGCCCTAAAACCACACATTGCTCATAGATATCAATGGCAGTGAGGATGGTAACTGTATCAACGTTATTGGAAGAATCTATCATTAACGTTTTTTTTATATCAACCGAAACATCAATAAAGGTTCTCTCTTGATTTCGAATTGATCGAATATAAGAAACAAAAAGTTGCTCTTCTTGACCGGTTAATACTTTTATATAGGCAGTGACTTTTCTGTAAACTTCATATGTTAAAAATATTTTAATCTTTTGCCAAAAAACCGTTATAATAACTGACACAATTCCTGATACTAAAGCAGATACTATTATTTCAGACATTATATTCTCTCTGGTTATTGAATTACTATTATTGACAATGGATCAACAAACAGATAAAAAAACAAAAAATAATCTACCGGGCACGCACTTTCCACGTACCCGGCGAAACAACAAAACCTGCTCCACCCGGAGCAGGTTCACTCGCTCCCTTCCTCTTTCTGCCGCTTCCCCTTCTTCCGCTCACTGAGCCTGACGCAACCGACCATCTCGTATTCCGAGGAATCCTGCCCGAACACGCTCTTGACCCCGGAGCGCGCCCGGACGATATAATCACTCAGCGACTCGGCCTCATCTTTTTTCTCATTGACCAAGCGCGTCTTCTCGGCATTCACAGCGTCTATGGCGCTGACCTTCGCCTCCAGCGCGGCAATCCTGGTCTCCATCTCCGCCACTGTGATGGAATCCGGCAGTCCCGGTCCGACCTTTTCCAGAGCCTCTTTGACTTGGCCCGCCTCCTTGAGCAGTTTGGGTATACTTCCTGTCAGCATGATAACCTCCTGTTTGAGTACGCACCGCCCCGATTTGAAAAAGGGGCTGTGCATTTTGAAAAAGCAGTCGAACTTCTTGAAAACGTACCTCTCCACTTTGAAAATGGAGGAGTGCGAGATGAAAAAGGATCATTCCATTCTGATAATGGAGAGGCGCGAGATGAGATAGAACAGCTCCTTTTTGAAAAAGGATCACCCCTTTTTCAGAAAAGATCCCTAATTTTTGAGAATGTACGTCTTCTCAGTCTCCTTGTTCCTGCCGTTACAGAGCATTTTCTTCTGATACCACAGAATAAGGGACAGCGCAATATGTTCTATCGGGTTGTTTTTCAAAAAGGATAAGCAGTTCCGGTCCGTTCAGGTCAGTAATACTGTACAGGGGGCGTTATGAACGTTACCAGATAACTTCCACCGGATATTGCTGAACAATAGCATCGCAGCTGAGAAGGACGGCTTCCTCAACATTAGCCTGGGCAATAAGAAGCCGGTCAAAAGGATCTTTATGATGGAGAGGCAGGCTGTCCAGAGCAAAGACGTGAGGAGAGACAGAATAAAATCTTCACGCATCTTCACCCAGCCAGAATTCATCTGAAAGCGGCTCGTCAAAATCATCAGCTGTTTCAACAGCACCTGAGTGCAGTTCGGGAATACGACCGCTCTTAGACGGCAAGAGATCGATTATTTGGGCCAATTTTTCACGAACCGCCTTCATGTATTGCTTTATCATAACTCCTCTTCCGCTTCATTTTCAGCAAATCAACCCAATAAATTTACCAACCCCGACCACTTACCGCAACCAAAATACGCAGCTTTCCCGTCAACGGATAAATCCGCCACCACCGCACTCCTTCCTTGACGCTTTTCCCGACACCCTGTAAAATCCGACCACGGTCATTATTCATTTTCAGCAACAACTCAAGGAAATTCGCACCATGATCATCTCCAACCTTGCCGTCACAAAAAGCATATCCGTCCTGGTTTTGGCCGCCCTTATTCTGGTCATGGGCACCTACAGTTACCTTACCCTGCCCAGAGAGGCGGAACCGGATATCAGTATTCCCCATATCTTTGTCTCCACTGCCTATCGAGGCGTGGCACCGGGCGATATCGAAAGCTCTATCACCATTGAGATTGAAAACAAACTCAAGAGCCTGGACGGGGTCAAAAACGTCAAGTCGGTCAGTTCTGAAGGCGAGTCCCTGATTGATGTGGAGTTTACCACCGGGGTGGATATTGACGATGCCCTGCGCAAGGTCAAGGACAAGGTGGATGAAGCCAAGGGTGAGCTGCCCACAGACCTGGAAGATGATCCCTATGTCTTTGAGGTTAATATCTCCGAGATGCCCATCCTGATCTTTTCCTTGGCCGGAACCTGCGGTGAACGCTGTCTCAAGGAGATTGCCGATGATCTGGAAGACGAGATCGAAGGCGTACCCGGCGTGCTGGACGTGGAGATCACCGGGGCGCGGGAGCGGGAGATCCGGGTTGAATACTTCCCGGAAAAGCTGGCCTATTACGGCCTGAGCGTCCCGGCAATCCAGGCCGCTGTCCAGGGCGAGAATAGCAACACCTCGGGCGGAGTGCTCCATATGGGGGACGGCAAGTTCCAGATCAGGGTGCCCGGCGAGTTCACCACCCCGGAGGAGCTGTACGGTCTGGTTATCGGAACCCATGACGGCCAGCCGGTCTATGCTCGGGATGTCTCACAGGTACTGGATACCTTTAAGGAGGAAACCAGCCGGTCCCGGCTCAACGGCCTGCCTGCGGTCAATATCGTGGTCAAGAAACGTTCCGGCGAGAACATCATCGCCATTGCCGATGCCGTGGAAGACATCCTGCACAAAAAGCAACCAAGCTGGCCCGGCGGCACGGCCATCACCAAGGTCCTGGATAAATCAAAAGACACCAAGAATATGGTGGCGGATCTGGAGAATAATATCCTCTCCGGCTTGGCCCTGGTGGTGGTGGTCATCTTCTTTGCAATGGGCATCCGCAATGCCCTGCTGGTCAGCATGGCTATCCCCTTTTCCATGCTGCTCTCCTTCACGGTGCTCCAGGTTTTGGGGATCACCCTGAATATGATCGTCCTGTTCAGCCTGACCCTAGCCTTGGGCATGCTGGTGGATAATGCCATTGTCATCATTGAGAATATCTACCGCTTCATGGAGCAGGGCGTGGGCCGGGTTGAAGCGGCTATGAAGGGAACCTCGGAGGTGGCTATGCCGGTGATTGGGTCCACCCTGACCACCCTGGCCGTGTTCTCGCCCATGCTTTTCTGGCCCGGCATCATGGGCGAGTTCATGGGATACCTGCCCCTGACCCTGATCGTCACCCTGTCCTCCAGTCTGTTCGTGGCCCTGGTGATCAATCCGGCCCTGGCCTCCCTGTTCATGAAGAGTGCCAAACAGGTACGCCCGGTCTCCTCCGCCGAGGTAGAAGCAGCCGGAGAACAGCCGGTTGCCATCAAGGGACCGCTGCTGCGCTCCTATGCTGGGCTGCTGGGATTCAGTCTGGCCCATCCCTTTGCCCTGATTGCTGCGGCGGTGTTCCTCTTGGTCTTTATGGTGCAGGGCTGGCTCCTGGTGGTGGGCATTGAAAAGCCGGTGGAATTCTTCCCGGACATCGAACCCAAGGGGATCTACGTCAATACGGACATGCCCGAAGGTGCTGACCTGAACTATATCGACAACATTCTCCGGCAGATTGAAGAGGCCGTGGCCGGGAAAGGAAACAGCAGCGACGAAAAATCTTTCGCCTCGACAGAATCATCCGCCGGTCCCAGCGATTTGCCGAACGTGAAGACCATTTACAGCCGGGCTGTTACCTCCACAGGCGGCGGTTCCGCCTTTGATCCCAACACGCCCAATCATGTGGGCATCCGATTTATTGATCTGGAAGATCGCTCCCGCTCCACCTATGACACGGTGGAAGATATCCGGAAACGCCTCAAAGATATTGCCGGAGCCAAGATCACCGTAGCGATGGAGGCGCAAGGCCCGCCCACGGGTGCGGCCATCAATATCGAGATCAGCGGGGATAATTTTTCCGTGCTCGCTTCCATTGCCAAGGAGATTCGAGCTGCTCTGGAAAAGATCCCCCATGTCGAAGATATTCGCGATGACTTTGTCGAAGGCACCCCGTCGGTAAGGATAAAAATCGACCGTCAAAAGGCCGCCCTGTTCGGTCTGAGTACCGGCAGTATCGGTTCCGTCATCAAGACCTCCTATAACGGCCTCCCCATTTCCTCCTTCCGGGAAGGCAATGAAGACTACGATATCACGGTCCAGCTGCCGGAAAAGGATCGTCGGGTCGATGATGTGCTGCGCGAATTCATGATCCCGACACCGAGCGGCGTCATTGTGCCGCTCTCCACCCTGGCAACGGTGGATTATACCGGTTCTCTGGGCAATATCAACCGGATCAATAACCAACGAACCATCACCGTGAAGGCTAATGTGGACGAGACCAAGATCCCCGGCCCGGTGGTTCGTGAACAGGCCGAGAAGCTGCTTGCCAAAATGCCCCTACCGCCCGGCTACACAGCCCGCTTTACTGGAGAAAATCAGGATCAGGAGGAATCCCAGAACTTTCTCAGCCGGGCCTTTGTCATTGCCCTGTTTTTTATCTTCCTGATTCTGGTCACCCAGTTCAACTCGGTGAGCCAGCCCTTTATCATCATGAGTTCGGTGATGCTGTCTATGGGCGGGGCCTTTTTCGGCCTGATGCTCTATCGCCAGCCCTTTGGCATCATCATGACCGGCATCGGGGTGATCTCGTTGGCCGGGGTAGTGGTGAACAACGCCATTGTCCTGATCGACTACACCAATAAGCTGCGGAAGAGCGGCTTCATCCTGTTGGAGGCCGTGGTCTCTGCCGGAGCCACCCGCCTGCGCCCGGTCCTGCTCACTGCCGTGACCACGGTCCTGGGCCTGATCCCTATGGTCACCGGGGTGTCCTACGACTTCCGCAACCTGCGCATTTCCTGGGTTAGCGAATCCAGCCAATGGTGGCAGTCTATGGCCGTGGTGGTCATCTTCGGGCTACTGGTGTCCACCTTCCTGACCTTGGTGGTGGTGCCGGTGCTCTATTATCTGATTGAACGGAGTAAGGAGATGTTTGTAGCGGGGAGAGATGCGTTTGAACGGAAGAGGATGAATTTGTACTTGGTGCTGGCCGGGGAGAAGGGGTGAGAGCCGTTCCAGATGATTCTCTTGCTCAACAAGGATAATAAACATATAATGCCACTATATGGAGGCACAATTCTACAAAGAGGCTTGTATGAAATCTATTGACGTTTTTACCGCCCGTGATCTGCGCAACCGTTCAGGAAAACTCATGCGGGATGCCGAACAGGGACACCTTTCCCTTATCACTAAGCACGGACACCCCAAAATGGTGGCGGTTCCTTTTGATGAAAAATTGCTTAAACACGGCGTTCATCATGCCTTGGCCTTACACCTTTTTGAGTCGGGAAAACTGACACTTGTTCAGGCTGCAAAACTTGCTGATATGAAGCTAAACGCTTTTATCAGGCATCTTGGCGCGGCCGGTGTTCATGCTGTTGATTACCCTGCGGAAGAAGTAGAAAAAGAGCTGAAAGCAGCTTTATGAGCCAGGTTGTTGTGGCGGATACCGGGCCTCTGATCATTCTGGCCGCTAAACAGCGGCAACGCATAGAGGCTGTCTGCCCGCTCATTCATGAAATGAGAAAAATTGGGTATCGCCTGTCCCCAGCTTTATGTCGAGAAATTGCTCGGCTTGCGCAGGAGAACCCGGAATCCTTGACGTAGTCAAAAAGGAGAACCGATTTATTTTTTCCTTGCCATTTGGCGGGAAAACTGTTTTTGACAAAAAAATAAATCGGTCCCCTTTTTCGCTTCCCCTATGCAGCAGGCGGTGGCGGTGGGGGAGGTACCGCTCCGGCTCCACCTGCCGCACCAAGCGTACTCACCCTCTTTGCCTTACCCGCTTTCACCTTACCGCCAATCAGCACGATCAATCCAACAGCCACGACGAGCAGGATAATACCCAGCAGGGGCCGGAAAACAATCCAGGCAATTGCGATAGTAATCAGGGACAGGACGGCAGCAAGGAGGAAGGCAATAAAACCGGTGCCCGCTTCAACAACATTACCCAGAAAAGGTATAACATCCGCCAGGACCGAAAAGACCTTAAAGATCATGCTCAGGCCGATCATCATGAAAACAAAGCCGACAGCCCGCAGTGCCCAGGTCAGGATCTTATTATCGGTCTGTGCCTTCTGAAACATAGCCTCAGCCGTGTGCATACCGACCTGAAGGAGTTCAATATCGCCCCCGGCCTGAGCGTGATACGGTCGTAATCCGCTGCCGTTCTGTTGGGCAACAATGCTCACCTCGGTCGGAGCGACTGACTCGAACTGAATCCGCACATCGCCGACCTGCGGCGAAGCAGGATTATCTCCGAGATAGAAACCATTCGCCTGCCGCGTCATTCTGCTGTCTAGGCCATCCGGCGACAGCGTATCACTGCCCAGCGTGTTACTGTCTATGGCAAGGGGCTCAAACCGATTAATTCTGTTGATCTGGGACGAGGACAGGGTAAAGGCACCCAGGGTGACCCGATCAGCGGTCTGCTCTTCCGAGGCATACGGCATCGAATCAGGGTTCTCATGCCCTACCGGCTTTTTGAAACTGGAAGAGCTGACGATATTATCCTCCCACCCTTTGCTGTACGAGTAGGTAGTCACTGTTTCGGTGCCACCGCCGAGTTTCTTCTTGGTCTCACTCTGCGAGCTTTCCTGCCACTGATACATTTCTACATTGCGCCGCAGTCGCAAGGCATTCTCCGAGACCCCGAACACCGGGTCGGTCAGGATGTCCTCGGTGGTCGCTTTACCGGTCACATGGATCAACTTGCCCTCGTTCTTGGCATCAACCTGATCGGCAAGGACGCTTATTACAGCCCCACCGCCCTCCTTCAGGGTTTTGTAGGTTTTCACCGCCCTGCCCTCGTTCCAGAACAGGAGCGGAAAGGCGATAATGAACAAAATAAGACCGAAGATAATCCCTTTAATGGCTCCGCCAATCCGGCTGAACCATGATTGCTCTGTGACTTCCGTGTAGCTGTCGTCCGACATGGTAGATCCCTCCTTGAAATAATGCGTTAACTGATGGCCCATTGTAAAACAGGGTATTGCTTTTCCGCAACAACTCTTTGCAGACGCTACAAAATGCGTGCAGGTCAGAATGATATTATTGCTTGCCTTGCTCTACCATCAGCAGCAGAGCTATCGAAAAAAGGCAAGAAAAAAAGCTGTTAATCTGGCAAGTTTATTCGATAAGACGAAAAGATAAAAAAAAGTTTCACTTTTTCAAAATCGCCCTTTATAATAATAAAAAATGATAATAAATATCAAAAAGGAGAAATTGCTATGTTCTATAAAAAAACAATCATCGGAGTCATCCTTGCTTTCAGCCTCGTTTTATCTGGACAAGCTTTTGCCGAGTGGCAACGAACGGAAATCGCCTATTGGGGAGCATCAGGAACAGCACATTGTAATAATTGGCAGAATTTCCATGTTTCAGTAAGGAAGAGTTATCTGCATCCTGACGATGCGTGGTCAGCACTTTGGACCCAGGCATTTGCGGCCTGTCAATATCGAGGTGGTTTACATAATCTTTCTGGAACAACGCACTGCCAATGGAGACCTGTTTGGTAAACCAGCTCCTTTATGGCAACCAGCACAAGACATTGATACAACAGGTCTGTCACCTAAGTTCTGCTGGCGGCCTTTTTACAGGGGAGGAATCGGGAAACCGCCTCTCCTGTAATTTCTCTCCTCTTTGTACTTTCCTTTCTTGAGCAACAAAATCTGTTTCTTCCATTTCTCTTGTGCAAGCACATTGTTTATCACCTTACCGTTTATCACCTTACACTCTGGGTACTGGAAAGCAATGCTGCAATTCCTGGCAAAGCCGTTATAATACCCTCTTCCACCTACAAGACAGAAATAACTTATTGGATTTCGCTTTGATGGAAACAAGGGCAGGATTAGAGCAGTTTGCTTCCGACAAAATCTGTTGTTTTCGGACGTTTTCTGGCTATCCAAAAATGTTAACGAGAGGAAATATGGCAAAGTCATTCAGAGAATATTACAATACATTGTCCGAGACAGATAAAAACGAAATAGAAAAGCGAGTTATGGCTCATTTCTTGAAAGGACACTCTAAAAAGGATATACTCTCCGGTTTTTATGAAGTTATTTCTAAAGTAAAAAAACGTCCGGTTTCTTTCTGGGACAATATGGAATAATACTCTACAGAGATTTTAACTTATGAATGCTATTGAAGAAATACATGAGAATCATCTTAAAATTCTTCTAGAAGAATATGCTGAAGCTGGGCGAGCATGTCGTTGGTACGAGCAACTTACCAGAATCATGATAACCATTTTTATTGTTGTACAGGCACCAGTATTAGGCTTTATTCAAGATAAAGGACTTCTTAATCCAACACTCATTCCGCTCGAAATACTAATAGTCTTTCTTGGGAGTATTGTTTCTATTAATCTCTCAAGAATAAGAAAATTTTTCACTGAATATCGTAATCGTTCCATAGAAATCGAAAGGATTCTTGGCATGTCACTTTATACCAGCGGTGCAGAATTTGTTCACAATAATAGTATATGGAGTCAGTCATTTGCAAATTATTGGTTGATGATTTTGATCCCTTCCGCGTTTGCTGTCTCCAATTTTATTTTAATAATACTGCAAATTCTTTCCCTTTTCTCAAAATAATCAACCCATGCTCACCATAAACAACCTCAGCCTGCAATACGGCTCAAAGCATCTCTTTCGTGAAGTCTCCGGCCAAGTCCATGCAGATGACCGCATCGGGCTGGCAGGGGTCAACGGCACAGGCAAATCCACCCTGATGAAAATCATCACCGGGGCACTGGAGAGCGACCCCGGTGTCATCAGCAGGGCCTCCTGGTTCACCGTGGCCTATCTGCCCCAGGAAATCTCCATTGAGCTGGGACAACGTTCCCTGTTTGACGAGGCGGAAAACGCCTTTGACGAGGTGCTCCATTATCAGGAGGAGATTGAAAAAATCAGTCAACAACTGGCTACCCTGGACCAGGACAGCCCGGAGCTGGAATCCTTACTGGAACGACAGGGTGAGCTCCAGCATCTTCTGGAAGGTCATGACATCTTCCTCATCCGTCCCCAGATAGAGCGTATCCTCTTTGGGCTGGGTTTTTCCAAGGCGGATCTGGACCGACCCGTGGCCGAATTCTCCGGCGGCTGGATCATGCGTTTGCTGCTGGCAAAGCTGCTTTTGCAAAAACCGGCTCTGCTCCTGCTTGACGAGCCGACCAACCATCTGGATCTGGATTCCCTGACCTGGATGGAAGAATTTCTTCAGCAGTACCAGGGTGCCATGATGATCATCTCCCATGACCGGTCTTTCCTGGATCGGGTGACCAACAAGACCTGGGAGCTGAGCCTTGGGCGGTTGACCGCCTATAAGGGGAATTACTCCAAGTATC
This is a stretch of genomic DNA from Candidatus Electrothrix rattekaaiensis. It encodes these proteins:
- a CDS encoding TMEM43 family protein → MSDDSYTEVTEQSWFSRIGGAIKGIIFGLILFIIAFPLLFWNEGRAVKTYKTLKEGGGAVISVLADQVDAKNEGKLIHVTGKATTEDILTDPVFGVSENALRLRRNVEMYQWQESSQSETKKKLGGGTETVTTYSYSKGWEDNIVSSSSFKKPVGHENPDSMPYASEEQTADRVTLGAFTLSSSQINRINRFEPLAIDSNTLGSDTLSPDGLDSRMTRQANGFYLGDNPASPQVGDVRIQFESVAPTEVSIVAQQNGSGLRPYHAQAGGDIELLQVGMHTAEAMFQKAQTDNKILTWALRAVGFVFMMIGLSMIFKVFSVLADVIPFLGNVVEAGTGFIAFLLAAVLSLITIAIAWIVFRPLLGIILLVVAVGLIVLIGGKVKAGKAKRVSTLGAAGGAGAVPPPPPPPAA